One genomic window of Oncorhynchus kisutch isolate 150728-3 linkage group LG24, Okis_V2, whole genome shotgun sequence includes the following:
- the LOC109880574 gene encoding zinc finger protein PLAGL2, giving the protein MAAAAADAPRHITALTPEDEEGRAAAKLYGGTTLPRTEREREREREERASGNECLVCGTWFCSQDKLRLHSFCHTGEKPFHCSQPHCPKAFSSKYKLFRHMATHSPQKTHQCSFCEKMFHRKDHLKNHLQTHDPNKEAFKCEECGKHYNTKLGYKRHVAMHSATAGDLTCKVCLQSYESTPALMEHLKSHSGKSSGGAKEKKHPCDHCDRRFYTRKDVRRHMVVHTGRKDFLCQYCAQRFGRKDHLTRHVKKSHSQELLKIKTEPPDMLGLLGSGSSPCTVKEELSPMMCSMGSNKDPMLAKPFPSATSFPMGMYNPHHLQAMSNPGVGHHHSLMPGSLSTAMGMGCHMEPPLHHPHHPHHHHHHHYHHHHIQHSPPLPHLQQPQQHQQQQHAQPPPKYQLGSTSYLLDKPLKVEMESFLMDLQSGLPGNHSGDHHHAAASPPKEGLEHPSGLTDELCGDPLLSKSPAVIAEALCAANMDISHLLGFLPLNLPPNLPPYNASMSTAGLVMSYTSSTPASSSSSSSSSSSLHAAEPHAVATAAAAPLTSLQPQPQEQHGSSEGLGLGPLHPLPPVFSSSLSTTTLPRFHQAFQ; this is encoded by the exons ATGGCAGCTGCTGCCGCGGATGCCCCACGCCATATTACCGCACTGACGCCGGAGGACGAGGAAGGAAGAGCCGCTGCCAAGCTGTACGGAGGCACTACCCTgccacggacagagagagagagagaacgagagagggaagaGCGAGCCAGTGGGAACGAGTGTTTGGTGTGTGGGACTTGGTTTTGTTCCCAGGATAAACTTCGGCTTCACTCTTTCTGTCACACGGGAGAGAAACCATTCCACTGCTCCCAGCCACACTGCCCTAAGGCCTTCAGCTCCAAATATAAACTGTTCAG GCATATGGCCACACACTCTCCGCAGAAAACTCACCAGTGCTCGTTCTGCGAGAAAATGTTTCACCGCAAAGATCACCTGAAGAACCACCTGCAGACCCATGACCCCAACAAAGAGGCCTTCAAGTGTGAGGAATGTGGCAAGCACTACAACACCAAGCTGGGCTACAAGCGTCATGTGGCCATGCATTCAGCCACGGCTGGGGACCTCACCTGTAAGGTGTGCCTGCAGAGCTACGAGAGTACCCCTGCCCTGATGGAGCATCTCAAGAGCCACTCGGGCAAGTCCTCCGGAGGTGCCAAGGAGAAGAAGCATCCGTGTGACCACTGTGACCGCCGCTTCTACACACGGAAGGACGTGCGTCGCCACATGGTGGTCCACACCGGCAGAAAGGACTTCCTGTGTCAGTACTGCGCCCAGCGCTTCGGCAGGAAGGATCACCTGACGCGGCATGTGAAGAAGAGCCACTCTCAGGAGCTGCTGAAGATAAAGACTGAGCCTCCGGACATGCTAGGCCTGCTGGGCTCTGGCTCCTCCCCCTGCACTGTCAAAGAGGAGCTCAGCCCCATGATGTGCAGCATGGGTTCCAACAAAGACCCCATGCTGGCCAAGCCGTTCCCCAGTGCCACCTCCTTCCCCATGGGCATGtacaacccccaccacctccagGCCATGTCCAACCCTGGGGTGGGCCACCACCACTCTCTGATGCCTGGCTCCTTGTCCACTGCCATGGGGATGGGCTGCCACATGGAGCCCCCCCTTCATCACCCCCATCAcccgcaccaccaccaccaccaccactaccatcaccaccacatccAACACTCCCCCCCGCTGCCCCACCTGCAGCAGCCCCAACAGCACCAGCAGCAACAGCACGCCCAGCCTCCACCCAAGTACCAGCTGGGATCTACCTCATACCTGCTGGACAAGCCCCTCAAAGTGGAGATGGAGAGCTTTCTCATGGATCTGCAGAGTGGGCTGCCGGGCAATCACTCAGGCGATCATCATCATGCTGCTGCCTCGCCCCCCAAGGAGGGACTAGAGCACCCCTCAGGCCTGACAGACGAGCTGTGTGGTGACCCCCTCCTGTCCAAGAGCCCTGCTGTCATCGCTGAGGCTCTGTGCGCTGCTAACATGGACATCTCTCACCTACTGGGCTTCCTGCCCCTCAACCTGCCCCCCAACCTGCCCCCCTATAACGCCTCCATGAGCACAGCAGGGCTTGTCATGAGCTACACCTCGTCTacccctgcctcctcctcctcctcctcttcgtcaTCCTCATCCTTGCATGCTGCGGAGCCCCACGCCGTTGCCACGGCTGCAGCCGCACCTCTTACCTCTTTGCAACCTCA